One region of Pseudomonas sp. ABC1 genomic DNA includes:
- a CDS encoding MATE family efflux transporter, translated as MPSGSRLGRIRNELRALFAIAIPMMIAQLATTAMGFVDTIMSGRVNAHELAAVALGNSVWVPMLLMMNGIILATTATVAQYFGARQNDRIGPLVRQSLWMGFGIGLLCTLIMWNAHPLLRVMGVQPDLIDTSMSYLRAVACGFPAMGLYQVLRSYSDGLGYSRPSMVIGILGLLLNIPLNYIFIYGKLGMPALGAVGCGWTTALVMCSMLAGMLFWVRRSGYYAESGLFTRFEWPRWAQLAPLLALGTPIGIAVFAEVSIFSVIALLIGRLGETVISGHQISLSFTSLIFMIPLSLGMAITVRVGQSLGRGAPHDARFIAGLGIVTSLVYACFSATGMLLFSEPIARIYSTDPAVIAIASGLFLYAALFQFSDVVQVTAAGALRGYQDTRMTMIFTLFAYWLIGLPIGYVLGLTDWFGPASGPAGLWQGLIAGLSCAAVLLGLRLRYSARKAIRRLRSPAPAIPH; from the coding sequence ATGCCCAGCGGCTCCAGACTCGGGCGCATTCGCAACGAATTGCGCGCCCTGTTCGCCATCGCCATTCCCATGATGATCGCCCAGCTCGCGACCACCGCCATGGGCTTCGTCGACACCATCATGTCCGGGCGAGTCAACGCCCATGAACTGGCTGCCGTGGCACTGGGCAACTCGGTCTGGGTACCGATGCTGCTGATGATGAACGGCATCATCCTCGCCACCACCGCCACCGTCGCGCAGTACTTCGGCGCCCGGCAGAACGACCGCATCGGCCCACTGGTGCGTCAGTCGCTGTGGATGGGCTTCGGCATCGGCCTGCTCTGCACGCTGATCATGTGGAATGCCCATCCCCTGCTGCGTGTCATGGGCGTGCAACCTGACCTGATCGACACCAGCATGAGCTACCTGCGCGCGGTCGCCTGCGGCTTCCCCGCCATGGGCCTCTACCAGGTCCTGCGCAGCTACAGCGATGGCCTCGGGTATTCACGGCCAAGCATGGTGATCGGCATTCTCGGCCTGCTGCTGAACATCCCGCTGAACTACATCTTCATCTACGGCAAGCTCGGAATGCCGGCGCTCGGCGCCGTCGGCTGCGGCTGGACCACCGCGCTGGTGATGTGCTCGATGCTGGCGGGCATGCTGTTCTGGGTGCGCCGCTCCGGGTACTATGCCGAATCAGGCCTGTTCACTCGCTTCGAATGGCCGCGCTGGGCACAGCTTGCGCCGTTGCTGGCACTGGGCACGCCCATCGGTATCGCGGTATTCGCCGAAGTGAGTATCTTCTCGGTGATCGCCCTGCTGATCGGCAGGTTGGGTGAAACCGTCATCTCCGGGCACCAGATATCCCTGAGCTTCACCTCGCTGATCTTCATGATCCCACTGTCGCTGGGCATGGCCATCACGGTGCGCGTGGGCCAGTCGCTCGGCCGTGGCGCACCACACGATGCGCGCTTCATCGCGGGCCTGGGCATCGTCACCAGCCTAGTCTACGCCTGCTTCTCCGCCACCGGCATGCTGCTGTTCAGCGAACCGATCGCGCGTATCTACAGCACCGACCCGGCGGTAATCGCCATCGCTTCGGGACTGTTCCTGTATGCCGCGCTGTTCCAGTTCTCGGATGTCGTACAGGTAACGGCCGCCGGTGCCCTGCGCGGTTATCAGGACACACGCATGACCATGATCTTCACCCTGTTCGCCTACTGGCTGATCGGCCTGCCGATCGGCTACGTGCTGGGCCTGACCGACTGGTTCGGCCCGGCCAGCGGGCCGGCGGGCTTGTGGCAGGGCCTGATCGCCGGCCTGAGCTGTGCAGCCGTGCTGCTGGGGCTGCGCCTGCGCTACAGCGCGCGCAAGGCCATCCGCCGGCTCAGGTCTCCAGCGCCAGCAATACCGCACTGA
- a CDS encoding sulfite exporter TauE/SafE family protein, with amino-acid sequence MAVLDIALNLLLGLALGTLGGLFGIGGGLIAIPVLGVLFGLDQQLAQGTALVMVVPNVLLAVWRYHQRNRIDLRQAAALAVTSFCFAIVGAYYALSLDAGQMRWAFIVFLLVLALYSALRALLRSAAGSGELKYGWPWLSLLGAWAGALGGLFGVGGAVLATPVLTSIFGASQVVAQGLSLALAIPSTSVTLVTYALHDQVNWLLGLPLAVGGLLSISLGVRLAHSLPESLLRVLFSGFLVVSAVLLALET; translated from the coding sequence ATGGCTGTGCTCGATATCGCGTTGAACCTGTTGCTGGGCCTGGCCCTGGGAACCCTGGGCGGTCTGTTCGGGATCGGCGGTGGCCTGATCGCGATTCCCGTGCTGGGCGTGTTGTTCGGTCTGGACCAGCAATTGGCACAGGGCACGGCCCTGGTGATGGTGGTGCCCAATGTATTGCTGGCGGTCTGGCGTTATCACCAGCGCAACCGTATCGACCTGCGCCAGGCCGCGGCCCTGGCGGTCACCAGTTTCTGCTTCGCCATCGTCGGCGCTTATTACGCGCTGTCCCTGGATGCCGGGCAGATGCGCTGGGCATTTATCGTGTTCTTGTTGGTCCTGGCGTTGTACAGCGCATTGCGGGCCTTGCTGCGTAGCGCGGCGGGCAGTGGCGAGCTGAAATACGGCTGGCCCTGGCTGAGCCTGCTGGGTGCATGGGCGGGTGCGCTGGGGGGACTGTTCGGCGTTGGCGGTGCGGTTCTGGCGACGCCCGTGCTGACCAGTATCTTCGGCGCCAGCCAGGTGGTCGCGCAGGGCCTGTCGCTGGCCCTGGCGATCCCCAGCACCAGCGTCACGCTGGTCACCTATGCCCTGCATGACCAGGTCAACTGGCTGCTGGGGCTGCCGCTGGCGGTGGGCGGATTGCTGAGTATCAGCCTTGGCGTGCGCCTGGCGCATTCGCTGCCGGAGTCGCTGCTGCGGGTGCTGTTCAGCGGTTTCCTGGTGGTCAGTGCGGTATTGCTGGCGCTGGAGACCTGA
- a CDS encoding sulfate/molybdate ABC transporter ATP-binding protein: MSIEVKGINKQFGNFKALNDINLNIQSGELVALLGPSGCGKTTLLRIIAGLEQPDTGSIVFHGEDVSEHDVRDRKVGFVFQHYALFRHMTVFDNVAFGLRMKPKGERPNETTIKKKVHDLLDLVQLDWLADRYPEQLSGGQRQRIALARALAVEPKVLLLDEPFGALDAKVRKELRRWLARLHEEVHLTSVFVTHDQEEAMEVADRIVVMNKGVVEQIGSPGEVYDKPASDFVYHFLGDANELKTEEGQQLLFRPHEVSLSRLQLSGYLAGEVRDIRPLGAITRVTLKVPAHEQLIEAEVAKDHQSLDGLVRGETLYIKPNANVISAAGQPA; the protein is encoded by the coding sequence ATGAGTATCGAAGTCAAAGGTATCAACAAGCAGTTCGGCAATTTCAAGGCGCTGAACGATATCAACCTGAACATCCAGAGCGGCGAGCTGGTCGCCCTGCTCGGCCCATCCGGTTGCGGCAAGACCACCCTGCTGCGCATCATCGCTGGCCTCGAGCAGCCCGACACCGGCAGCATCGTCTTCCACGGCGAAGACGTCTCCGAGCATGACGTGCGCGATCGCAAGGTCGGCTTCGTGTTCCAGCACTACGCGCTGTTCCGCCACATGACCGTGTTCGACAACGTCGCCTTCGGCCTGCGCATGAAGCCCAAGGGCGAGCGCCCGAACGAAACCACGATCAAGAAGAAAGTCCACGACCTGCTCGACCTGGTGCAACTGGACTGGCTGGCCGACCGCTACCCGGAGCAACTCTCCGGTGGCCAGCGCCAGCGCATCGCCCTGGCCCGCGCCCTGGCGGTGGAGCCCAAGGTACTGCTGCTCGACGAACCCTTCGGTGCCCTCGACGCCAAGGTGCGCAAGGAGCTGCGCCGCTGGCTGGCACGCCTGCATGAAGAAGTGCACCTGACCAGCGTGTTCGTCACCCATGACCAGGAAGAAGCCATGGAAGTCGCCGACCGTATCGTGGTGATGAACAAGGGTGTGGTCGAGCAGATCGGCTCGCCGGGCGAGGTCTACGACAAGCCGGCCAGCGACTTCGTCTATCACTTCCTCGGCGATGCCAACGAACTGAAGACCGAGGAAGGCCAGCAACTGCTCTTCCGCCCCCATGAAGTGTCGCTGTCGCGCCTGCAACTGAGCGGCTACCTGGCCGGCGAAGTGCGCGATATCCGCCCACTGGGGGCGATCACCCGGGTCACCCTGAAGGTGCCGGCGCATGAGCAACTGATCGAAGCCGAAGTGGCCAAGGATCACCAGAGCCTCGATGGCCTGGTGCGTGGCGAGACGCTGTACATCAAGCCGAACGCCAACGTCATCAGCGCCGCCGGGCAGCCTGCCTGA
- the tsaA gene encoding tRNA (N6-threonylcarbamoyladenosine(37)-N6)-methyltransferase TrmO, with amino-acid sequence MSYSVSPIGFMRSCFREKFAIPRQPQLAPAARGTLELIPPYDQPQALQGLEEVSHVWLLFLFHQALEEQPRLRVRPPRLGGNRMLGVFASRATHRPNGIGQSVVRLEAVEAGRLHLSGIDLLDGTPVLDIKPYVPYADALPDARNTIASQAPECIEVQWAPGILQRAQAESLRLGQPFTELVEQCLAQDPRPAYQHPDPERRYGTLFWDVSVRWHYPSPDRICVIEIERQTANP; translated from the coding sequence ATGTCCTACTCCGTTTCCCCCATCGGCTTCATGCGCTCCTGCTTCCGGGAGAAATTCGCCATCCCGCGCCAGCCGCAACTCGCCCCGGCCGCACGCGGAACGCTGGAACTCATTCCCCCTTACGACCAGCCACAAGCCCTGCAGGGGCTGGAAGAGGTCAGTCACGTCTGGCTGCTGTTCCTGTTCCACCAGGCACTCGAAGAGCAACCGCGCCTGCGCGTCAGGCCACCGCGCCTGGGGGGCAACCGGATGCTCGGGGTCTTCGCCAGCCGGGCGACGCACCGTCCCAACGGCATCGGGCAATCGGTGGTGCGGCTGGAGGCAGTGGAAGCGGGACGCCTGCACCTGTCCGGCATCGACCTGCTGGACGGCACCCCCGTGCTGGACATCAAGCCCTACGTGCCCTACGCGGACGCCCTGCCCGACGCACGCAACACCATCGCCAGCCAGGCGCCGGAATGCATCGAGGTGCAATGGGCGCCCGGCATCCTGCAACGCGCCCAGGCCGAAAGCCTGCGACTCGGCCAGCCCTTCACCGAACTGGTGGAGCAATGCCTGGCCCAGGACCCGCGCCCGGCCTACCAGCACCCCGATCCAGAACGGCGCTATGGCACGTTGTTCTGGGATGTGTCCGTGCGCTGGCATTACCCCAGCCCGGACCGGATCTGCGTGATCGAGATCGAGCGGCAAACTGCGAACCCGTGA
- a CDS encoding LysR family transcriptional regulator, with translation MQPDRLASQLQLFLDILDHGSFSATARLHALTPSAVARRMDALEQSLGYRLFNRTTHVVKPTSAAQAFAIRARRIIHELNLARMESGQLDDAPQGNIRIDAPAPFGRRHLAPALAEFLTLYPQVDIQLQLIDSFIDLQGEHLGQVDLVLRIGPLADTRLVATPLAPMIRVVCASPAYLERRGLPETPDDLCQHDGIDWDTLAPPQAWRFERAGKTYTSRPGRMRLQANNAEALLCGALAGLGIAHLPTWLISEHLLRGELLPLFCQDGLPATEASGVYALRLTREANARSHLLLNFLKNRFGPVPPWDRSLRERFPTRG, from the coding sequence ATGCAACCAGACCGACTGGCCAGCCAGCTCCAGCTGTTTCTCGACATACTCGACCACGGCAGCTTTTCAGCCACGGCCCGGCTGCATGCCCTGACGCCCTCGGCTGTGGCTCGTCGTATGGACGCCCTGGAGCAATCCCTCGGTTATCGCCTGTTCAACCGCACGACCCACGTCGTCAAACCGACGAGCGCGGCCCAGGCCTTCGCCATCCGGGCCAGGCGCATCATCCACGAACTCAACCTGGCGCGGATGGAAAGCGGTCAACTGGACGATGCGCCCCAGGGCAACATCCGTATCGATGCCCCGGCGCCGTTCGGACGCCGGCACCTGGCACCGGCGCTCGCCGAATTCCTCACGCTCTATCCGCAGGTGGATATCCAGCTGCAATTGATCGACAGCTTCATCGACCTGCAAGGCGAACACCTGGGGCAAGTCGACCTGGTGCTGCGCATCGGGCCGCTGGCAGACACGCGCCTGGTGGCGACACCGCTCGCGCCCATGATCCGGGTCGTGTGCGCCAGCCCCGCCTACCTCGAACGCCGTGGCCTCCCCGAAACACCGGATGACCTGTGCCAGCACGACGGTATCGACTGGGACACCCTCGCACCACCGCAGGCCTGGCGCTTCGAACGCGCGGGCAAGACCTACACCTCCCGCCCCGGACGCATGCGCCTGCAGGCCAACAATGCCGAAGCCCTGCTCTGCGGCGCCCTCGCCGGGCTGGGTATCGCCCACCTGCCGACCTGGCTGATCAGCGAACACCTGCTGCGCGGTGAACTGCTGCCACTGTTCTGCCAGGACGGGCTGCCCGCCACCGAGGCCAGCGGCGTCTACGCCCTGCGCCTGACCCGCGAAGCCAACGCACGCAGCCATCTGCTGCTGAATTTCCTGAAGAACCGCTTCGGCCCCGTGCCGCCCTGGGATAGGTCGCTGCGCGAGCGTTTCCCGACACGAGGCTGA